A single Pseudoalteromonas marina DNA region contains:
- a CDS encoding alpha-amylase gives MKLNKMVTTAGLSLGLLLPNLAAAAPTTFVHLFEWSWPDVAQECEQFLGPKGYAAVQVSPPNEHITGNQWWTRYQPVSYQLQSRGGNRTQFVDMVNRCKSAGVDIYVDTLINHMAAGSGNGVAGSTFGNKQYPIYSPQDFHESCSINPEDYGNNRYRVQNCELVGLADLNTSSNYVQNTLAAYINDLQAIGVKGFRFDAAKHVAASDIQSLMAKINGSPLVFHEVIDQGTEAVDASEYLGTGLVTEFKYSTQLGNTFRNGSLAWLSNFGEGWGFMPSSSAVVFVDNHDNQRGHGGAGNVITFEDGRLYDLANVFMLAYPYGYPKVMSSYDFHGDTDAGGPSVPVHNSGNLECFASNWKCEHRWSYIAGGVDFRNNTADNWAVTNWWDNTNNQISFGRGSSGHMAINKEDAALNATVQTDMAPGQYCNVLKGELSGDAKSCSGEVITVNSNGTINLNVAPWDAMAIHKNAKLSQGSTSNPSGDWQRTVIFINAQTQSGQDMFVRGGIDHTYANTNLGRNCQTTNMECAMPIRHNNLKNATTSPWKVNDNYLDWYGIESGQSAQAEGTAADWTTNVWPSTYGAQKTVTNDGFGVTPLNIWGEHYWMLDVDMDCSKAVNGWFEVKAFVKNGQGWESDINQANTPFASTNHVAQCGKINMFEFNSSNVDIRNF, from the coding sequence TTTATTTGAATGGAGTTGGCCCGATGTTGCACAAGAATGCGAGCAGTTTTTAGGGCCAAAAGGGTATGCTGCTGTACAAGTGTCTCCGCCTAACGAGCATATTACAGGCAACCAATGGTGGACTCGCTATCAACCTGTGAGCTACCAACTGCAAAGCCGAGGCGGTAACCGAACGCAGTTTGTAGATATGGTTAACCGTTGTAAAAGTGCAGGGGTCGATATTTATGTAGATACCTTAATTAATCACATGGCGGCTGGCAGTGGTAATGGCGTTGCGGGTAGCACGTTTGGTAATAAACAATACCCAATTTATAGCCCACAAGACTTTCATGAAAGCTGTAGTATAAATCCAGAAGATTACGGTAATAATCGTTACCGCGTTCAAAACTGCGAGTTAGTAGGACTTGCTGATTTGAATACGTCTTCAAATTACGTGCAAAATACTCTCGCTGCTTATATTAACGACCTTCAGGCTATTGGAGTAAAAGGTTTTAGATTTGATGCGGCTAAACACGTAGCAGCTAGCGATATTCAAAGCCTTATGGCTAAAATAAATGGCTCGCCGTTAGTGTTTCATGAAGTGATTGATCAGGGAACAGAAGCCGTTGATGCCTCTGAGTATTTAGGTACAGGGCTAGTTACCGAGTTTAAATACAGTACACAACTCGGTAATACATTTAGAAACGGCTCGCTTGCATGGTTAAGTAATTTTGGTGAAGGGTGGGGCTTTATGCCAAGCTCGTCAGCGGTCGTATTTGTAGATAATCATGATAATCAGCGGGGGCATGGTGGTGCGGGTAACGTAATTACCTTTGAAGATGGCCGCTTATACGACCTAGCTAACGTATTTATGTTGGCGTATCCGTATGGCTATCCAAAAGTAATGTCGAGTTACGATTTCCATGGTGATACCGATGCGGGCGGGCCGAGTGTTCCCGTTCATAACAGCGGTAATTTAGAATGTTTTGCAAGCAATTGGAAATGTGAGCATCGTTGGTCATACATAGCGGGTGGCGTCGATTTTAGAAATAACACCGCCGACAACTGGGCTGTGACAAATTGGTGGGATAACACTAATAATCAGATTTCATTTGGCCGCGGTAGCTCAGGTCATATGGCCATTAACAAAGAAGACGCAGCGCTCAATGCCACTGTGCAAACAGACATGGCGCCTGGCCAATATTGTAATGTATTAAAAGGTGAATTATCGGGCGATGCTAAAAGTTGTAGCGGTGAGGTTATTACAGTTAATAGTAACGGCACTATTAATTTAAATGTGGCGCCTTGGGATGCGATGGCAATTCATAAAAACGCTAAGTTATCACAAGGTTCGACTTCAAATCCGAGTGGTGATTGGCAGCGTACCGTCATTTTTATTAACGCACAAACTCAAAGTGGGCAAGACATGTTTGTACGCGGCGGAATAGATCATACCTATGCAAATACAAATTTAGGTAGAAACTGTCAAACAACTAATATGGAATGTGCGATGCCTATTCGTCATAACAATTTAAAAAATGCCACTACAAGCCCATGGAAAGTAAACGATAACTATCTAGATTGGTACGGTATTGAAAGCGGGCAAAGCGCCCAGGCAGAAGGTACCGCAGCCGATTGGACTACAAACGTGTGGCCAAGTACATATGGTGCCCAAAAAACAGTGACTAATGACGGCTTTGGCGTTACGCCGCTTAATATTTGGGGCGAACACTATTGGATGCTGGATGTAGACATGGATTGCAGCAAAGCAGTAAATGGGTGGTTTGAGGTAAAAGCATTTGTTAAAAATGGCCAAGGCTGGGAAAGCGATATAAACCAAGCCAATACACCCTTTGCCAGCACTAACCATGTGGCACAATGTGGAAAAATAAATATGTTTGAATTTAATAGCTCAAATGTAGATATTCGTAACTTTTAA